A genomic stretch from Engraulis encrasicolus isolate BLACKSEA-1 unplaced genomic scaffold, IST_EnEncr_1.0 scaffold_212_np1212, whole genome shotgun sequence includes:
- the LOC134442691 gene encoding protein NLRC3-like produces MYYYNYVAQPGKRSHSAVVSTCEPLKKQPRSQEELWLSGHSQLSDHSQELDRVQEIHDILKSHLQKKFQCLIEGSIELGKSTELNEVYTDLYITEGGWGEVNDEHEVRQIERASWEAEELGKPIKCRDIFKPGSGQDKPIRSVMTKGVAGIGKTVSVQKFILDWAEGKANQDVHFIFPFLFRELNLMKEKKFSLVGLIQHFYPEIKAEELLTSSKHRVLFIFDGLDECGLHLQFNHSSKCDVTEQLSINMLLTNLIKGNLLPSALLWITTRPAAASQIPQKCVDQMTEIRGFNDPQKEEYFGKRISDENLASRVIRHLKSSRSLYIMCHIPVFCWIAAIVAERTSKHSDKAEMPRTLTQMYSRFLIIQTSIKKDKYTERKETEEEIIFKLGKLAFQQLKKGNLIFYEEDLREAGIDVTEASVYSGVCTQIFREEKDVYQAKVFSFVHLSIQEFLAALYVFLCFSSRERNMSDQQQTSELYALFRAPTLNELHKTAVHLALRSRNGHLDLFLRFLLGLSLESNQKLLKHLLPKTSSQSQSSVQTVQCLKENIKGEGNSHRRINLFHCLSEMNQHAVVEHIDRKEGSLRVEMLSPGEWNTVTFMLEMSEEHLNVFDLQEYITTPEKDQTEFLSPDDVLQKLVPVVTTSTMAW; encoded by the exons ATGTATTATTATAACTATGTCG CTCAACCTGGTAAGAGATCCCACTCTGCTGTAGTGAGCACTTGTGAGCCCTTGAAGAAGCAGCCGCGCAGTCAAGAAGAACTCTGGCTTTCAGGACATAGCCAGCTTTCtgatcacag CCAGGAACTTGATCGTGTGCAGGAAATTCATGACATCCTCAAGTCCCATCTGCAAAAGAAGTTTCAGTGTCTGATTGAGGGCAGCATAGAGCTGGGAAAATCCACAGAACTGAATGAGGtctacacagatctctacatcacagaagggggatggggagaggtcAATGATGAGCacgaggtcagacagatagagagagcatccTGGGAAGCAGAAGAACTAGGCAAACCAATCAAATGCAGAGACATATTTAAACCTGGTTCTGGACAAGACAAACCCATTAGATCAGTGATGACTAAGGGAGTAGCTGGCATTGGAAAAacggtctctgtgcagaagtttattctggactgggctgaagggaAAGCTAATCAAGATGTCCACTtcatatttccttttcttttccgggagctgaacctgatgaaggagaagaaatTCAGTCTGGTGGGTCTTATCCAGCACTTTTACCCTGAGATAAAAGCAGAAGAATTACTCACCAGTTCAAAGCACAGAGTattgttcatctttgatggtctggatgagtgtgGACTTCATCTTCAGTTCAACCACAGCTCAAAGTGTGATGTGACAGAGCAGCTCTCAATCAACATGTTGCTGACAAACCTCATCAAGGggaatctgcttccctctgctctcctctggatcaccacccgaccagcagcagccagtcagatCCCTCAGAAGTGTGTGGATCAGATGACAGAAATAAGGGGATTCAACGATCCACAGAAAGAGGAGTACTTTGGGAAGAGAATCAGTGATGAGAATCTGGCCAGCAGAGTCATCAGacacctgaagtcatccaggagcctctacatcatgtgccacattccagtcttctgctggattgcagCAATTGTTGCTGAGAGAACATCAAAACATTCAGACAAAGCTGAAATGCCAAGGACTTTGACTCAAATGTACAGCCGGTTTCTCATCATTCAGACAAGCATTAAAAAAGACaagtacacagagagaaaggagacagaagaagagatcaTTTTCAAACTGGGAAAACTGGCATTTCAGCAGCTGAAGAAGGGAAACctgatcttctatgaggaagacctgagagaggctggcattgatgtcacagaagcgtcagtgtactcaggagtgtgtactcagatcttcagagaggagaaggatgtcTACCAGGCAAAGGTGTTTAGCTTCGTACATCTGAGCATCCAGGAGTTCCTGGCAGCGTTATATGTGTTTCTCTGcttcagcagcagagagagaaacatgtctgACCAACAGCAAACCTCTGAGCTCTATGCTCTGTTCAGAGCTCCAACACTTAATGAACTGCACAAGACTGCAGTGCATCTGGCATTACGGAGTAggaatggacacctggaccttttcctccgcttcctttTGGGCCTatcactggagtccaatcagaaacTCCTAAAACACCTACTGCCAAAGACCAGTAGCCAATCACAGAGCTCAGTGCAGACCGTCCAGTGTCTCAAAGAGAATATCAAAGGTGAGGGTAATTCACACAGAAGGATCAACCTGTTCCACTGTCTGAGTGAGAtgaatcagcatgctgtagtggagcacaTTGACAGGAAAGAAGGGAGCCTGCGTGTAGAGATGCTCTCACCAGGAGAGTGGAATACTGTGACATTTATGCTTGAGATGTCAGAAGAGCACCTGAATGTGTTTGACCTGCAGGAATACATAACGACACCAGAGAAAGACCAGACTGAATTCCTCAGCCCTGATGATGTTCTTCAGAAGCTGGTGCCAGTGGTCACAACATCCACCATGGCATGGTGA